From the Flavobacterium galactosidilyticum genome, one window contains:
- a CDS encoding SUF system Fe-S cluster assembly protein: MEQEIDTTELGESIVKMLKTIYDPEIPVDIYELGLIYDVMVNTDYEVKILMTLTSPNCPVAESLPREVEEKVRSIENVKDAEVEITFDPPWSKDLMSEEAKLELGML; this comes from the coding sequence ATGGAACAAGAAATAGACACAACTGAATTAGGCGAATCAATAGTGAAAATGTTAAAAACAATTTACGATCCTGAAATTCCTGTTGACATTTATGAATTAGGATTGATATATGACGTAATGGTAAATACTGATTACGAAGTAAAAATACTAATGACACTTACTTCTCCTAACTGTCCTGTAGCAGAAAGTTTGCCTAGAGAAGTGGAAGAAAAAGTAAGATCAATTGAAAACGTAAAAGATGCGGAAGTAGAAATTACATTTGATCCACCATGGAGTAAAGATTTAATGAGTGAAGAAGCCAAACTAGAATTGGGAATGTTGTAA